The Arachidicoccus terrestris genome includes the window TGTTTGTTTCCAATATTTGATTTGTTTAATAATAACTTTGATTTCATTATTTTTTAGCATGGGTAATCCATCTAATTTTGCCTTATTAAATTGAAACCTATGAGGCAGATTGTAGAAAGTAACAGCAGGGCCAGCACAATTATCGCATTTGTGCTGATACCTTTATCCGGTCTGGCCACGGATGTATATATACCTTCCTTACCGGATATGGCCAGCGCATTTCATGTGGGTTCGGTAAGCATTCAGCAGACCTTGATCTTATTTTTGATCAGCTACGGGGTAGCTCAGTTTTTTGCCGGAAGCATATTGGACAGTTTCGGACGATACCGGATCGGGCTTATTTCCCTATTTGTGTTCACGATCAGTAACTTCTTTATCATTCATGCACACAGCCTGGAAATGGTATATGCGATGCGTATTGTTCAGGGTATATCCACGGCTTTTATTGTCGTAGGTAAGCGCGCTTTTTTCGTGGATGTATTTACAGGAGAAAAGCAAAAACACTACACCAGTTTACTGACCATCGTCTGGGCAACAGCCCCTATTACTGCTCCCTTCCTGGGTGGATTCCTGCAATCTAGTTTTGGCTGGACATCTAACTTTTATTTATTAGGGATATACAGTGGCTTGATGTTGATCCTTGAACTGATATATGGGGGTGAAACCCTGCGTTATCCGGTGGCGTTTAAAGGAAAAAAGATTGTAGATGTCTATAAAAAACTGATTGGTACATTTGATTTCAGTTTTGGTATTCTGGTGTTAGGTCTAAGTTATTCCATCGTCATGGTATTTGGCATGTCTGTCCCATTTATCGTAGAACATAAATATCACTTATCGCCCGTGGTAACTGGTTATTGTGCGTTACTTTCAGGAACCGCTTTATTATTCGGAGGCGTAATTGGTAAAGCGCTAAAGAAAGGAAGCATTCCTGTGAATGCCAGCAAGGCCAACTTATTACAGTTAGGATTGATATTTTTAATGATGATCTCTTCGTCGCTGTTTAATCAATTGCCACTCACGATGGTATTTGTCGTCTTAATTCACTTAATGGTCGGACTGGTCTATAACCTGTTTTTTACGTACTGCCTGACCAGGTTCCCTAAAAATGCCGGAATGGCCAGTGGTATAACCAGCGGTGGTTCTTATATGGTGACCTCGGTCTTTAGTACCGTGGTACTGGCTATCATACATGTAACCAATGAGCAGTCTCTTGCTTTATGTTATCTGACACTGGCGGTATTGGCCGCCGTCACGTTATTGGCGATTCGCTTGCGTACAGGTGCTTCAGGTAAAAAGCTGGCTTTACTGAAAGCTAAATAAGCTGTAAAACTTCTATTTTTTTCTTATTTATGATTTTTGTTTGAAGGGATGTTTGGAGCCGGCTCCCGGTGGATGACCGGCCCCAAACATCCTTCTTTCTATCCCCTCTGGCTGTTCAGGTTTTATGCGGCAGGAGGTTGATTGCCGCTACCTGCATCATGTTATTATTCAAAACGACAAAGACCGCACACGCGAGAACCATCACCCCGGTTTTACTGCATCCCACATCTTTTGTAAAAAGGCCTGCATTTCGCTCACACTTTCAACTGTATTATTAATCAATAGAAAATTGGTTCCCGCCTGTTTCAATCTGGCCTTATTGGTACCTGTCTGTAGATAGTTCAAGATATTTTTAAA containing:
- a CDS encoding MFS transporter, which codes for MRQIVESNSRASTIIAFVLIPLSGLATDVYIPSLPDMASAFHVGSVSIQQTLILFLISYGVAQFFAGSILDSFGRYRIGLISLFVFTISNFFIIHAHSLEMVYAMRIVQGISTAFIVVGKRAFFVDVFTGEKQKHYTSLLTIVWATAPITAPFLGGFLQSSFGWTSNFYLLGIYSGLMLILELIYGGETLRYPVAFKGKKIVDVYKKLIGTFDFSFGILVLGLSYSIVMVFGMSVPFIVEHKYHLSPVVTGYCALLSGTALLFGGVIGKALKKGSIPVNASKANLLQLGLIFLMMISSSLFNQLPLTMVFVVLIHLMVGLVYNLFFTYCLTRFPKNAGMASGITSGGSYMVTSVFSTVVLAIIHVTNEQSLALCYLTLAVLAAVTLLAIRLRTGASGKKLALLKAK